A region from the uncultured Macellibacteroides sp. genome encodes:
- the feoB gene encoding ferrous iron transport protein B — MRLSELSTGEKGVIVKVMGRGAFRKRIIEMGFIRGKIVDVIQNAPLKDPIHYKVMGYDVSLRRSDAALIEVVSETEFASVHKPAQQLAGIPSDNYGLPSDNDLEALALDKGKIINVALIGNPNCGKTSLFNFASGSHEHVGNYSGVTVDAKEGIFTQNGYTFRIVDLPGTYSLSAYTPEELYVRRHLIQEQPDVVINVVDASNLERNLYLTTQLIDMDVRMVIALNMYDDLEKSGNKFDHESLAKMIGAPIIPTISKTGFGIENLFDRVISVYEETDPILRHVHINYGDTIEKNINSLRKMLKRNGNVDKTFSKRYLAIKLLENDKEVQQYVKGLPETKSILEACDLYSQQLEEMLKEDAETAITNARYGYISGALRETFVANKIKEVSSTQIIDLFVTHKVLGFPIFIFFMWFMFEATFKLGEYPMLWIEWGVEQIGNFARNFMPEGPLKDLLVDGIIGGVGGVIVFLPNILILYLFISFMEDSGYMARAAFIMDKIMHKMGLHGKSFIPLVMGFGCNVPAIMATRTIESRNSRMITMLINPLMSCSARLPVYVLLTGAFFAENASTVLLIMYSSGIMLAVVMAKLFKRFLFSKEDIPFVMELPPYRMPTSKSILIHMWEKAKQYLHKMGGIILVASILIWFLGYFPRETEQGKVFDAKIEKVQNSTLPSETKNESIAELSRLKNMEHQQNSYIGRIGQAIQPALAPLGFDWKISVSLLSGMAAKEVVVSTLSVLYTGDSENSQSLQSRLQSDKDKEGNPVFSPLVALSMMLFVLIYFPCVATVTAIVNESKSWKWGAFVIIYTCTLAWLVSFVVYQLGTIFINLFI, encoded by the coding sequence ATGAGATTATCAGAACTTAGTACAGGCGAAAAAGGGGTAATTGTAAAGGTAATGGGACGCGGAGCTTTCCGTAAACGCATTATCGAAATGGGATTCATCCGTGGTAAAATTGTAGATGTAATCCAGAATGCTCCTTTAAAAGATCCTATTCACTATAAAGTAATGGGATATGATGTATCGCTCCGACGGAGCGATGCCGCCTTGATCGAGGTGGTAAGCGAAACCGAATTTGCCAGCGTGCACAAGCCTGCGCAACAGCTTGCCGGCATTCCATCGGATAATTACGGACTTCCGTCTGATAACGACCTCGAGGCGCTCGCCTTAGACAAAGGTAAAATCATAAATGTAGCCCTTATCGGGAATCCTAACTGTGGTAAAACATCTCTCTTTAATTTTGCTTCAGGTTCGCACGAACATGTGGGCAATTACAGCGGTGTTACGGTTGATGCCAAGGAAGGTATATTTACGCAGAATGGTTATACATTTCGGATAGTTGACCTTCCGGGCACGTACTCTTTGTCTGCTTATACTCCCGAAGAGTTGTATGTACGACGCCACCTGATACAAGAGCAGCCTGATGTGGTTATAAATGTAGTTGACGCATCCAATCTGGAACGTAACCTATACCTTACCACTCAGCTTATCGACATGGATGTACGGATGGTGATTGCGCTGAATATGTATGACGATCTGGAAAAAAGCGGTAACAAATTCGACCACGAATCGCTGGCGAAAATGATTGGAGCACCTATCATTCCCACGATAAGCAAAACCGGATTTGGCATTGAGAATCTTTTCGACCGGGTTATTTCTGTATACGAGGAAACCGACCCTATACTCCGGCATGTTCATATAAACTATGGAGATACTATCGAAAAGAATATAAACTCTTTGCGTAAAATGCTAAAAAGGAATGGCAACGTTGATAAGACGTTCTCTAAACGTTACCTGGCCATCAAATTACTTGAAAACGACAAGGAAGTACAACAATACGTAAAAGGATTGCCTGAAACAAAGTCTATTCTTGAAGCCTGCGATCTGTACTCGCAGCAACTGGAAGAGATGCTGAAGGAAGATGCCGAAACGGCTATTACTAACGCGCGTTACGGGTACATATCGGGGGCGTTACGTGAAACTTTTGTTGCAAACAAAATAAAGGAAGTTAGCAGTACCCAGATTATCGATCTTTTTGTAACTCACAAGGTACTTGGTTTCCCTATCTTTATTTTTTTTATGTGGTTTATGTTCGAAGCCACCTTCAAGCTGGGAGAATATCCTATGCTATGGATTGAATGGGGTGTAGAACAAATAGGCAATTTTGCACGTAACTTTATGCCCGAAGGTCCTCTTAAGGACTTGCTGGTAGACGGCATTATCGGCGGTGTTGGGGGTGTGATTGTCTTCCTTCCCAATATCCTTATTTTATACCTCTTTATTTCCTTTATGGAAGATTCGGGATATATGGCACGTGCAGCCTTTATTATGGATAAGATTATGCACAAGATGGGACTTCACGGCAAATCCTTTATTCCTCTTGTTATGGGATTTGGATGCAATGTACCTGCGATTATGGCCACAAGAACCATCGAAAGCCGGAATAGCCGCATGATCACCATGCTGATCAATCCTCTTATGAGCTGCAGTGCGCGGCTTCCTGTATATGTACTCCTTACCGGAGCCTTTTTTGCAGAGAATGCCAGTACGGTTTTATTGATTATGTATTCGTCGGGTATTATGCTGGCAGTCGTCATGGCAAAACTTTTCAAACGTTTTCTTTTCAGCAAAGAAGATATTCCTTTTGTTATGGAACTTCCTCCCTATCGAATGCCTACAAGCAAATCGATTCTGATTCATATGTGGGAAAAGGCCAAGCAATACCTGCATAAGATGGGTGGTATTATTTTGGTTGCGTCCATATTAATCTGGTTCCTCGGGTACTTCCCCAGAGAAACAGAACAAGGCAAGGTGTTTGATGCCAAAATAGAGAAGGTTCAAAACAGCACATTGCCGTCGGAAACTAAAAATGAATCGATCGCCGAACTGAGTAGACTTAAAAACATGGAACATCAGCAGAACTCCTACATCGGACGAATCGGACAGGCAATTCAACCGGCATTAGCTCCACTGGGATTCGACTGGAAAATCAGCGTCAGTCTTCTTTCCGGAATGGCAGCCAAAGAAGTAGTCGTAAGCACCCTAAGCGTTTTATATACAGGAGACTCGGAAAACAGTCAGAGTCTGCAGAGTAGACTTCAATCGGACAAGGATAAAGAGGGTAATCCTGTATTCTCTCCGTTGGTTGCTCTTAGTATGATGCTATTTGTGCTTATTTATTTTCCGTGTGTAGCCACAGTTACCGCTATTGTAAATGAGTCTAAGTCGTGGAAATGGGGCGCCTTTGTAATTATATACACCTGTACGCTAGCCTGGCTGGTATCATTTGTTGTTTATCAACTTGGAACTATTTTCATAAACCTCTTTATTTAA
- a CDS encoding Smr/MutS family protein, protein MIYPQNFEQKTGFDKVRQLISDKCLSPLGVERVADMAFDASFDIVTTRLTQTEEFVRILHGDKEFPSSYFFDVRYSLKRIRPEGTYLDEKELYDLKRSLQTINDIVRFFRPTGGDSEEILYPALTSLAGDVLVFPQLVSKIDGILDKYGRVKDNASQILMQIRREMTLTMSSISKSLQSILRAAQSEGVVDKDVTPTMRDGRLVIPVAPGFKRKIKGIVHDESASGKTVFIEPAEVVEANNRIRELEGDERREIIRILTEFTNLVRPMVPDILYSYEFMAEIDFIRAKALFAEQIKAIKPIVEDKQQVDWARAIHPLLYLSLQKQHKEVVPLDIELNTEKRILIISGPNAGGKSVCLKTVGILQYMLQCGLLIPIHESSRTGLFESIFIDIGDEQSIENDLSTYSSHLTNMKYFVRNCDSKTIILIDEFGSGTEPQIGGAIAEALLDRFNRNESYGVITTHYQNLKHFAEDTPGIVNGAMLYDRHLMQPLFKLSIGNPGSSFAVEIARKIGLPEEVIAEASAKVGSDYIDMDKYLQDIVRDKRYWESKRQNIRQQEKKLEDITTRYQQDLEEVNKQRKEIMRTARAEAQRIMSEANAKIENTIREIKEAQAEKERTRMARKALDEFKESVLAQDDANDAIAMKMAKLKERQDKKKQKQPGQPLVKPQFNREVIETGDSVRLNGQTTAGTVLEVNGKQATVAFGMIKSTVKLEQLEKVSKNQLKKEIQKSTFISSQTADDMHEKKLTFRQEIDVRGMRGDEALQTVVYFIDDAIQVGVARVRILHGTGTGALRQIIRDYLKTVPGVHTFRDEHVQFGGSGITVVELE, encoded by the coding sequence GTGATATATCCTCAAAATTTTGAGCAGAAAACAGGCTTCGACAAAGTTCGTCAGCTTATTAGTGATAAGTGTCTAAGTCCGCTGGGCGTCGAAAGGGTTGCCGACATGGCTTTCGATGCCAGCTTCGACATCGTTACCACCCGACTTACTCAAACCGAAGAGTTTGTAAGAATTCTGCACGGAGACAAGGAATTTCCATCTAGTTACTTCTTCGATGTACGCTATTCGCTTAAGCGCATTCGTCCGGAGGGGACTTATTTGGATGAGAAAGAGCTTTACGACCTGAAACGTTCTCTGCAAACCATAAACGATATTGTACGGTTTTTTCGCCCTACCGGCGGCGATTCCGAAGAGATTCTCTATCCAGCTCTTACATCACTGGCAGGAGATGTGCTTGTTTTTCCGCAGTTGGTTAGTAAAATAGATGGTATTCTTGATAAATACGGACGGGTAAAAGACAATGCTTCGCAGATATTGATGCAAATTCGCCGGGAGATGACCCTCACTATGAGCAGTATCTCCAAGAGTCTGCAGTCCATCTTGCGCGCCGCACAATCCGAAGGCGTAGTGGATAAGGACGTAACTCCCACCATGCGCGACGGGCGATTGGTTATTCCTGTTGCTCCGGGTTTTAAAAGAAAGATTAAGGGAATTGTACACGACGAATCGGCCAGCGGAAAGACAGTCTTTATTGAGCCAGCCGAAGTAGTAGAAGCCAACAACCGCATACGCGAACTGGAAGGCGACGAGCGCCGTGAGATTATCCGCATTCTTACCGAGTTTACGAACCTTGTCAGGCCGATGGTTCCCGATATACTCTATTCCTACGAGTTTATGGCCGAGATAGATTTTATTCGTGCCAAAGCTCTTTTTGCTGAACAAATAAAGGCGATAAAACCCATTGTGGAAGATAAACAGCAGGTAGACTGGGCGCGTGCTATTCATCCCCTACTCTATCTTTCGCTGCAAAAGCAACACAAAGAGGTAGTACCGCTGGATATTGAGCTAAATACGGAGAAAAGGATTCTGATTATCTCCGGGCCCAATGCGGGGGGTAAATCTGTTTGCCTTAAAACTGTAGGTATCTTGCAGTACATGCTGCAGTGCGGGTTGCTTATTCCTATACACGAAAGTTCGCGGACAGGTTTGTTCGAAAGCATTTTTATAGATATCGGCGACGAACAATCTATCGAAAACGACCTCAGTACCTATAGTTCGCATCTTACAAACATGAAGTATTTTGTGCGCAATTGCGACAGCAAAACAATTATACTGATAGACGAATTTGGTAGCGGCACGGAACCTCAAATCGGTGGAGCCATTGCCGAAGCGCTCCTTGATCGCTTTAACCGGAACGAAAGCTACGGGGTTATCACTACACACTACCAAAACTTAAAGCATTTTGCCGAAGACACCCCGGGTATTGTAAACGGAGCCATGTTGTACGACAGGCATCTGATGCAACCACTTTTTAAGCTTTCAATCGGAAACCCCGGAAGTTCGTTTGCCGTGGAGATTGCCCGTAAAATCGGATTACCGGAGGAAGTAATTGCCGAAGCCTCAGCTAAAGTGGGTTCCGACTATATCGATATGGATAAATACCTGCAAGATATTGTGCGCGACAAGCGTTACTGGGAAAGCAAACGACAGAATATCCGTCAGCAGGAAAAGAAACTGGAAGATATTACCACCCGCTATCAGCAGGATTTAGAGGAGGTAAACAAACAACGAAAAGAAATCATGCGCACTGCCAGAGCAGAAGCTCAGCGCATCATGTCCGAGGCAAATGCCAAGATAGAGAATACTATCCGCGAAATAAAAGAGGCTCAGGCCGAAAAAGAAAGAACCCGTATGGCACGAAAGGCGCTCGACGAGTTCAAGGAATCGGTTCTGGCTCAGGATGATGCCAATGATGCCATCGCCATGAAAATGGCCAAGCTAAAGGAAAGGCAGGATAAGAAAAAACAAAAGCAGCCCGGGCAGCCCCTTGTCAAACCTCAGTTTAACCGCGAGGTGATTGAAACCGGCGACAGCGTAAGGCTGAATGGACAGACTACAGCGGGAACTGTGCTCGAAGTAAACGGAAAGCAAGCTACGGTTGCCTTTGGTATGATAAAAAGCACCGTTAAACTGGAACAACTCGAAAAGGTAAGCAAGAATCAACTAAAGAAGGAGATTCAGAAAAGCACCTTTATTAGTTCGCAGACAGCCGATGATATGCACGAAAAAAAGCTTACCTTCCGGCAGGAAATTGATGTAAGAGGAATGCGGGGCGACGAAGCGCTGCAGACTGTGGTTTACTTTATTGATGATGCCATTCAGGTAGGTGTTGCCAGAGTACGGATTCTGCACGGGACAGGCACCGGGGCCCTTAGGCAAATTATCAGAGATTACCTGAAAACTGTACCAGGTGTTCATACATTCCGAGACGAACACGTTCAGTTTGGTGGAAGTGGTATTACGGTTGTCGAGTTAGAATAA
- a CDS encoding UDP-glucose/GDP-mannose dehydrogenase family protein, whose protein sequence is MKVAIVGTGYVGLVTGTCFAEMGTEVYCVDIDSRKIDNLKKGIIPIYEPGLEEMVRRNVQAERLHFTTELKECLNDVEVLFSAVGTPPDEDGSADLKYVLDVARTIGRYMTKYLLVVTKSTVPVGTAQIIKQTIQHELDLRGVDLSFDIASNPEFLKEGTAISDFMSPDRVVVGVESERAEALMSKLYRPFLLNNFRVIYMDVPSAEMTKYAANAMLATRISFMNDIANLCEIIGADVNMVRKGIGTDERIGSRFLYPGCGYGGSCFPKDVKALVRTGVDNGYPMRILQAVEDVNEMQKTILFQKLYKHFNGDLEGKKIALWGLAFKPETDDMREAPSLVLIDKMVEAGCEVTAYDPIAMVEAQRRIDGKVLYAKDIYDSVVDADALVLVTEWKEFRMPSWNAIKKLMRVPLVIDGRNIYDKSELAENGFTYYCIGR, encoded by the coding sequence ATGAAGGTAGCAATAGTTGGAACTGGTTATGTTGGCTTGGTAACAGGAACTTGTTTTGCCGAGATGGGAACAGAGGTATATTGTGTTGATATTGATTCACGTAAAATCGATAATCTTAAGAAAGGAATAATTCCAATATACGAGCCAGGACTCGAAGAGATGGTGCGGCGTAATGTTCAGGCCGAACGTCTTCATTTTACGACAGAACTTAAAGAGTGCCTTAATGATGTTGAGGTATTGTTTAGTGCTGTTGGTACTCCTCCTGATGAAGATGGTAGTGCCGATCTTAAATACGTTCTTGATGTAGCCCGGACAATTGGACGGTATATGACAAAATATTTGTTGGTGGTAACTAAAAGCACCGTACCGGTTGGTACTGCTCAGATTATTAAACAAACTATTCAGCATGAGCTGGACTTACGGGGTGTTGATCTTTCTTTTGATATTGCCTCCAATCCTGAGTTCCTGAAAGAGGGAACAGCTATCAGCGATTTTATGAGTCCGGATCGGGTAGTAGTGGGGGTTGAATCTGAAAGGGCAGAAGCTTTGATGTCTAAGTTATACAGACCGTTTCTGTTAAATAATTTCCGTGTGATTTACATGGATGTTCCTTCTGCGGAAATGACTAAATATGCTGCCAATGCTATGTTGGCTACGCGTATCAGCTTTATGAATGATATTGCAAACCTTTGTGAGATTATAGGTGCCGATGTAAATATGGTGCGAAAAGGAATTGGAACGGATGAGCGTATTGGTAGTCGTTTTTTATATCCGGGCTGTGGTTATGGAGGTTCCTGTTTTCCTAAGGATGTGAAGGCTTTGGTTAGAACCGGCGTTGACAATGGTTATCCTATGCGTATTTTGCAGGCAGTGGAAGATGTAAACGAAATGCAGAAAACCATATTGTTCCAAAAGTTGTATAAGCATTTTAACGGTGATCTGGAAGGGAAAAAGATAGCTTTGTGGGGGCTGGCTTTTAAACCGGAAACTGATGATATGCGAGAAGCTCCTTCTTTGGTGCTTATTGATAAAATGGTTGAGGCTGGATGCGAGGTAACGGCATACGATCCAATTGCCATGGTTGAGGCGCAGCGCAGAATAGATGGTAAGGTTTTGTATGCAAAAGACATATATGATTCGGTTGTTGATGCGGATGCCCTTGTGTTGGTTACCGAATGGAAAGAATTCAGAATGCCCTCATGGAACGCAATAAAGAAATTGATGCGGGTTCCATTGGTAATTGATGGTCGTAATATTTATGATAAGTCGGAACTAGCAGAGAATGGCTTTACTTACTATTGTATTGGCCGATGA
- a CDS encoding FeoB-associated Cys-rich membrane protein: MWQEIAIIIIGILTVLYVGWKIYKMLTTPKDPDNPCSGCSGCSLKDQIKTKKECSTAH, encoded by the coding sequence ATGTGGCAAGAAATAGCAATAATAATAATTGGGATCCTTACAGTTCTCTATGTAGGTTGGAAAATTTACAAGATGCTTACAACACCCAAGGATCCGGACAACCCTTGCTCTGGTTGCAGTGGTTGTTCTCTCAAAGACCAAATAAAAACAAAAAAAGAATGCAGCACAGCGCATTGA
- a CDS encoding GtrA family protein, with translation METLKQAIRYGVVGVSNTLITAVVIWVMMKMAGCSDVLSNITGYAAGVLNSFVLNKKWTFKSSIGWTRGAVRFGVVFGICYLMQLGLLLYLNKHLTIDSYFNQLLAMAFYTVINFIMNKYYTFKA, from the coding sequence ATGGAAACGTTAAAGCAAGCCATTAGATACGGCGTTGTAGGTGTGAGTAACACACTGATTACAGCAGTTGTTATATGGGTAATGATGAAAATGGCAGGATGTTCGGATGTTTTATCAAACATAACCGGGTATGCTGCAGGAGTATTGAATAGTTTTGTTTTGAATAAAAAATGGACGTTTAAGAGCTCTATTGGGTGGACCCGTGGTGCTGTTCGTTTTGGTGTGGTATTTGGTATATGCTACCTCATGCAGTTGGGGTTGTTGCTTTACCTGAATAAACACCTTACCATCGATTCTTATTTTAACCAGTTGCTGGCGATGGCATTTTATACGGTGATTAATTTTATCATGAATAAATACTATACATTCAAAGCTTAG
- a CDS encoding glycosyltransferase family 2 protein: MKKLSIIVPCYNEEAVLAESYRRTKLVVSKLPYPAEIIYINDGSRDATRSILDAISVSDPDVKVIHFSRNFGHQPAVTAGIHYCESELAIILDADMQDPPELIPDILRLQEEEEANVVFCVRKSREGENNFKLLTSRMFYRFLNRMSEVAFPVDTGDFRLIDRKVMNEFDRFKEHGKYIRGLISWVGFKQIPFYYERNARIAGETKYPLSKMFTFASNALLYFSKKPLKMATGLGFTTVLIGILLAIWFTIGKIYGFSNAETGWTSLMIAVVFFGGVQLLTVGVLGQYIGILFDEVKNRPEYIVDATKNISTNPSASCKAK; this comes from the coding sequence ATGAAAAAACTCTCAATCATTGTACCTTGTTACAACGAAGAAGCTGTTCTTGCAGAGTCGTACCGACGTACGAAGCTGGTTGTAAGTAAGCTTCCTTATCCAGCCGAAATTATTTATATTAATGACGGAAGCCGCGATGCAACCCGTTCGATACTTGATGCGATTTCGGTATCGGATCCGGACGTTAAAGTAATCCATTTCTCACGAAATTTTGGTCACCAGCCCGCAGTTACGGCTGGTATTCATTATTGTGAATCGGAGTTGGCCATCATTTTGGATGCCGACATGCAGGATCCTCCCGAACTTATACCCGACATTCTTCGGTTGCAGGAAGAGGAAGAAGCCAATGTGGTGTTTTGCGTACGCAAAAGCCGTGAGGGAGAAAACAATTTCAAGTTGCTGACTTCCCGTATGTTTTATCGGTTTTTAAATCGTATGAGTGAGGTAGCCTTTCCCGTCGATACAGGCGATTTCCGTCTGATTGACCGCAAAGTGATGAATGAATTCGACCGGTTTAAAGAGCATGGAAAATATATCCGTGGACTTATTAGCTGGGTTGGTTTTAAGCAGATTCCTTTCTATTACGAACGGAATGCGCGTATTGCAGGTGAAACCAAGTATCCATTAAGTAAAATGTTCACGTTTGCTTCTAACGCGTTGTTATACTTTTCGAAGAAACCTCTTAAGATGGCTACCGGACTTGGTTTTACGACCGTGTTAATAGGTATTTTGCTGGCTATCTGGTTTACAATTGGTAAAATATATGGATTTAGCAATGCGGAAACCGGATGGACTTCCTTAATGATCGCTGTTGTTTTCTTTGGTGGAGTTCAGTTACTTACCGTTGGAGTATTGGGCCAATATATAGGTATTTTGTTTGATGAAGTAAAAAATCGTCCCGAATACATTGTCGATGCCACAAAGAATATCAGTACCAATCCTTCCGCTTCATGTAAAGCCAAGTGA
- a CDS encoding Gfo/Idh/MocA family oxidoreductase, with amino-acid sequence MDKNRIHWGIIGCGDVTEKKSGPAFYTLPHTKLTAVMRRDAAKAADYAKRHNVSNWYDNAVDLINDPEVEAIYIASPPDSHAELTIMALEKGKPVYVEKPMALTYLQCKEMIEASEKFQIPLYVAYYRREQPYFLKVKELLDNGIIGDPKHVSLRLVREPLPCDTSAIKPWRLDFSKSGGGYFADMGSHQLDMLMFLFGTIESQQSFVTNKGHLYETEDYVSSIFQFKSGVSAQALWYFTAPKGIYDDYVEVVGTKGTLRFSIFDMTPIVVKTANEVRYDVGKPAIVEAPMISRVSTELLEGSYQTQGLRDAAEVTRLIEEILSPYYA; translated from the coding sequence ATGGACAAGAATCGTATTCACTGGGGAATTATTGGTTGTGGCGACGTTACAGAAAAGAAAAGTGGTCCGGCTTTTTATACCTTGCCTCATACAAAGCTGACTGCCGTAATGCGCCGGGATGCTGCAAAAGCAGCCGATTATGCAAAACGACACAACGTTAGCAATTGGTACGACAATGCTGTTGATTTAATAAACGACCCAGAAGTTGAGGCAATTTATATCGCTAGCCCTCCCGATAGCCATGCAGAGCTAACCATCATGGCATTGGAAAAAGGCAAGCCGGTATACGTTGAAAAGCCGATGGCACTAACGTATCTGCAATGTAAGGAAATGATTGAAGCTTCCGAAAAATTTCAGATACCTCTTTACGTGGCATACTATAGAAGAGAACAGCCCTACTTCCTTAAAGTTAAAGAGCTGCTTGATAATGGCATAATTGGAGATCCTAAGCACGTTTCCCTGCGTTTAGTACGCGAGCCCCTACCCTGCGACACCTCAGCAATTAAACCATGGCGACTGGACTTCAGTAAGTCCGGCGGGGGATATTTTGCCGACATGGGATCTCATCAGCTTGATATGCTGATGTTTCTTTTTGGGACCATCGAAAGTCAACAGTCTTTTGTTACGAACAAAGGACATCTTTACGAAACAGAAGATTACGTAAGTTCTATATTTCAATTCAAATCAGGAGTAAGCGCTCAAGCCTTGTGGTATTTTACAGCGCCGAAGGGGATATACGATGATTATGTTGAAGTTGTTGGAACAAAAGGAACCTTGCGTTTTTCTATATTCGACATGACTCCCATTGTCGTAAAAACAGCGAATGAAGTCAGGTATGATGTAGGAAAACCAGCTATTGTGGAAGCTCCAATGATTAGCCGCGTAAGCACCGAACTGCTTGAAGGTAGCTATCAGACCCAAGGGTTGCGGGATGCTGCCGAAGTAACCCGGTTGATCGAAGAAATTCTATCCCCCTACTATGCATAA
- the corA gene encoding magnesium/cobalt transporter CorA codes for MKNRIKTHSKKRGSNRRLSENYMYTGELETKTGIRLVQYNSGMLEVKDITSLTSFTPLVSKKCVSWIHVTGLTDAAQVTSLVKEFGLHNLDAKDILTPEHVVKIDVFENHALIILNDCYYDTNNELHREHLSLILTNDTVISFTESNNPLFDATLNALQSNLLGICTRKADTLLAFLLNHVTVSLVDSASRIEDMLEDLEEELLDIKGNRINFGETIQGKRREYMMIKKSVLPLKEQFNKLLLSNNPLINKDTLPLFRDANDQLQYVTQSMEGCREIISSLVDLYISNNDLRMNAIMKRLTVMSTIFIPLTFLAGVWGMNFRLMPELSWEYGYLIAWGVMILTGLLTWLYMKRKDWY; via the coding sequence ATGAAAAACCGGATCAAGACACACAGCAAAAAAAGGGGAAGCAACCGCCGCCTTTCCGAAAATTACATGTATACCGGCGAACTGGAAACGAAAACAGGCATCCGGTTGGTTCAGTATAATTCGGGAATGCTGGAGGTAAAGGACATTACAAGTCTCACGTCCTTTACGCCCCTTGTAAGTAAAAAGTGCGTGAGTTGGATTCACGTAACAGGACTTACCGATGCCGCGCAGGTAACTTCGCTTGTAAAAGAGTTTGGTTTGCATAATTTGGATGCCAAGGATATATTAACGCCCGAGCATGTGGTTAAGATAGACGTTTTTGAGAATCATGCACTTATCATTCTTAACGACTGTTATTACGACACGAATAACGAGCTGCATAGAGAACATTTAAGTTTGATTCTGACCAATGATACGGTAATTTCGTTTACCGAAAGCAACAATCCACTTTTCGATGCGACCTTAAATGCCTTGCAAAGTAATTTGTTGGGCATTTGCACAAGGAAAGCAGACACCCTGCTTGCCTTCTTATTAAACCACGTTACGGTAAGTCTGGTCGACTCGGCATCCCGTATCGAAGACATGCTGGAAGATTTGGAAGAAGAATTATTGGATATCAAAGGAAATCGGATCAATTTTGGAGAAACAATCCAAGGAAAAAGGCGCGAATACATGATGATTAAAAAGAGTGTTTTGCCGTTGAAAGAGCAGTTTAACAAACTGTTATTGTCCAACAATCCGCTTATCAATAAAGATACGCTCCCCCTGTTTCGTGATGCAAACGATCAGTTGCAATACGTAACCCAAAGCATGGAAGGTTGTCGTGAAATAATATCATCACTGGTAGACCTTTACATTTCCAACAACGACCTTCGGATGAACGCCATAATGAAACGGCTCACAGTAATGTCTACTATATTCATTCCCCTTACTTTCCTTGCAGGTGTATGGGGAATGAACTTCAGACTTATGCCCGAACTAAGCTGGGAATATGGTTATCTGATTGCCTGGGGCGTTATGATTCTTACAGGACTTCTCACTTGGCTTTACATGAAGCGGAAGGATTGGTACTGA